In Streptomyces puniciscabiei, a single genomic region encodes these proteins:
- a CDS encoding cation-translocating P-type ATPase — protein MVVRLLTVPSAAVRLLPAAPRLLAPAVGAAAGAAAGTARAGVRGADAAVRVARVARNALPGAGDHWRAGARAHLALRPAEQERVRRAGGTAHLARRVAETLAERPDVLVAYWDQGLARLVVTATEEEATDRIMDQAAELAERHGLLLAAADVDDTTHPADPAGVRAAVATLAADTVGIGVALTAYALRLPPSPRLATAVVTLLRENPRFRGWLRARVGDNRMDLLLACANAAVHGAGQTPTSLLLDGVLRACQVAETVARAAAFDAVHDQLCAPGRVSLPADGAPRPPLKESPAQEYAEHASAGSVLGAAATLLVKHDGTEAAEAVLAGSPKAARYGPAAFHALLSAALARAGVLVRDPDRLRRLELAGTIVLHPSALRTAEGEPDPWAEPVLDAARRAGLRVVLVDDPALEDFTGLADQVVDARRPLDDVVYQARGDTGAVLAVARVRTADERDVLDGLRCADIALALTDHDGAVVWGADLLALHGLPDVWRVLTAIPAARTVGGHAQTLARSGAALSGLLVAVGESGSGRGRLAALPGLRHAPVDAAAVSALLSGGRAALGVAAARPPHPHPRVHWHELDPEQARERLEHEPAEEIGAFEALTGRARNAAAGVLGHPAAAPLRWTYRLGRAVRGELHDPLTPVLAVGSAASALLGSMVDALLVVGALDLNALVGGIQRLRAERALSGLLAEQRQKARLVPPETEAPAGGTRTVEAGKLHPGDVIQLKGDDVVPADARLLWQDGLEVDESALTGESLPVEKQTDPTPHAPVADRRCMVFEGTTVVAGQARAVVVDIGDHTEAARAVHLAARVPPAGGVQARLQELTRKALPLTLAGGAAVTGLALVRGTAIREAVSGGVAVAVAAVPEGLPLVATVAQLAAARRLSRDGVLVRTPRTLEALGRMDTFCFDKTGTLTENRLRLVRTSDADGTVRPVGDAGSADTVRAAARACPRIDGDSEQPVHATDEAVLAAAGPDPEWTQLADLPFEAARGYAAAVGRSGDGPPVLVVKGAPETVLPACAGLPEHAAEAAHTLAGDGLRVLAVAERRLGAGEQEADVLEQPLGDLEFTGLLALSDVPRETSTALVAGLLEAGVRPVMLTGDHPQTARAIAAELGWPEDTVVVTGDELAAADRASRARMLRDAGVVARVAPEQKLQVVEALRDAGRVVGMVGDGANDAAAIRAADIGVGISARGSAAARNAADIVLTDGDLTVLIDAVGEGRALWHSVADAIAILIGGNAGEVGFGILGTLLSGRAPLSTRQMLMVNLFTDLFPSMAVAVTEKEDAPVPGHGGSPEGGEPGAVRARGGSPEDASAVLGAPLLRQIRHRALTTSLGAVTAWLIGRFTPGSARRSSTMALCGVVGTQLVQTWLDRRESRLVQITCLGSAAALVAAVQIPGVSHAVGCTPLGPVAWTGVLAAIALALAGQRVLPRLEETVGRLLPR, from the coding sequence ATGGTGGTCCGACTGCTGACGGTGCCCTCGGCGGCCGTACGCCTGCTGCCCGCCGCACCGCGGCTGCTGGCGCCGGCGGTCGGAGCGGCCGCCGGCGCCGCCGCGGGAACGGCGCGCGCCGGAGTGCGCGGCGCGGACGCCGCCGTACGGGTGGCACGGGTCGCGCGCAACGCGCTGCCCGGCGCCGGCGACCACTGGCGCGCCGGGGCCCGTGCCCATCTCGCCCTGCGCCCGGCGGAGCAGGAGCGCGTCCGGCGCGCGGGCGGCACGGCACATCTGGCGCGCCGGGTGGCCGAGACGCTGGCGGAGCGCCCCGATGTGCTCGTGGCCTACTGGGACCAGGGGCTCGCGCGTCTGGTGGTGACGGCGACCGAGGAGGAGGCCACCGACCGGATCATGGACCAGGCCGCCGAACTGGCCGAGCGGCACGGGCTGCTGCTGGCCGCCGCGGACGTCGACGACACCACGCATCCCGCGGACCCGGCCGGGGTGCGCGCGGCCGTGGCCACGCTCGCCGCCGACACGGTGGGCATCGGCGTCGCGCTCACCGCGTACGCGCTCCGGCTGCCGCCCTCACCGCGCCTGGCCACCGCGGTGGTGACACTGCTGCGGGAGAACCCGCGCTTCCGCGGCTGGCTGCGCGCCCGGGTCGGGGACAACCGCATGGACCTCCTGCTCGCCTGCGCGAACGCCGCGGTCCACGGGGCCGGACAGACCCCCACCTCCCTCCTCCTCGACGGTGTCCTGCGGGCCTGCCAGGTGGCCGAGACGGTGGCGCGCGCCGCCGCCTTCGACGCGGTGCACGACCAGTTGTGCGCGCCCGGCCGGGTCAGTCTCCCGGCGGACGGCGCCCCCCGCCCGCCGCTCAAGGAGTCCCCGGCACAGGAGTACGCCGAGCACGCCTCCGCGGGCAGCGTGCTGGGCGCCGCTGCCACCCTGCTGGTCAAGCACGACGGGACCGAGGCGGCGGAGGCGGTCCTCGCCGGCTCGCCGAAGGCCGCCCGCTACGGCCCCGCCGCCTTCCACGCGCTGCTGAGCGCCGCGCTCGCCCGCGCGGGAGTCCTGGTCCGCGACCCGGACCGGCTGCGCCGCCTGGAGCTGGCCGGCACGATCGTTCTGCACCCCAGCGCGCTGCGCACCGCCGAGGGAGAGCCCGACCCGTGGGCCGAGCCGGTGCTGGACGCGGCCCGCCGGGCCGGACTGCGCGTGGTGCTCGTGGACGACCCCGCCCTGGAGGACTTCACCGGCCTCGCCGACCAGGTGGTCGACGCGCGCCGGCCGCTGGACGACGTGGTGTACCAGGCGCGCGGCGACACCGGCGCGGTGCTCGCCGTCGCCCGGGTGCGCACGGCCGACGAACGCGACGTGCTGGACGGGCTGCGCTGCGCCGACATCGCCCTCGCCCTCACCGACCACGACGGCGCCGTGGTCTGGGGCGCGGACCTCCTCGCCCTGCACGGACTGCCCGACGTATGGCGGGTGCTGACCGCGATCCCGGCCGCCCGCACGGTCGGCGGGCACGCCCAGACCCTGGCCCGCTCCGGTGCCGCGCTGTCCGGGCTGCTCGTGGCCGTCGGCGAGTCGGGCAGCGGTCGCGGGCGCCTCGCCGCGCTGCCGGGGCTGCGGCACGCCCCGGTCGACGCCGCCGCCGTGTCGGCCCTGCTCTCCGGGGGCCGGGCCGCGCTCGGCGTGGCGGCGGCCCGGCCCCCGCATCCGCACCCGCGCGTGCACTGGCACGAGCTGGACCCCGAGCAGGCCCGGGAGCGGCTGGAGCACGAACCGGCCGAGGAGATCGGCGCGTTCGAGGCGCTGACCGGCCGGGCGCGCAACGCCGCCGCCGGCGTCCTCGGGCACCCGGCCGCCGCACCCCTGCGCTGGACCTACCGGCTCGGGCGTGCCGTACGGGGCGAACTCCACGACCCGCTCACCCCGGTCCTCGCGGTCGGCTCGGCGGCGTCGGCGCTCCTCGGCTCGATGGTGGACGCCCTGCTCGTCGTCGGCGCCCTTGACCTGAACGCCCTGGTCGGCGGCATCCAGCGGCTGCGCGCCGAAAGGGCGCTGTCCGGACTGCTCGCGGAGCAGCGGCAGAAGGCGCGCCTCGTCCCGCCGGAGACCGAGGCGCCGGCCGGCGGCACGCGCACGGTGGAGGCCGGCAAACTGCATCCCGGCGATGTGATCCAGCTCAAGGGCGACGACGTGGTGCCCGCCGACGCCCGGCTGCTGTGGCAGGACGGTCTGGAGGTCGACGAGTCGGCCCTGACCGGCGAGTCCCTGCCGGTGGAGAAGCAGACGGACCCGACCCCGCACGCCCCGGTCGCCGACCGGCGCTGCATGGTCTTCGAGGGTACGACCGTGGTGGCGGGCCAGGCCCGTGCCGTGGTGGTCGACATCGGTGACCACACGGAGGCCGCCCGCGCCGTCCACCTGGCCGCCCGGGTGCCCCCGGCCGGTGGCGTACAGGCCCGGCTGCAGGAACTCACCCGCAAGGCATTGCCGTTGACCCTGGCCGGCGGCGCCGCGGTCACGGGTCTGGCGCTGGTGCGCGGCACCGCCATCCGGGAGGCGGTCAGCGGTGGGGTGGCGGTGGCCGTGGCGGCCGTGCCCGAGGGCCTGCCGCTGGTGGCCACGGTCGCCCAGCTGGCGGCCGCCCGGCGGCTGAGCCGCGACGGAGTCCTCGTGCGTACCCCCCGCACGCTGGAGGCGCTGGGCCGCATGGACACCTTCTGCTTCGACAAGACCGGCACGCTCACCGAGAACCGGCTGCGCCTGGTGCGCACCTCGGACGCCGACGGCACGGTGCGCCCGGTGGGCGACGCCGGCTCCGCGGACACCGTCCGGGCCGCCGCCCGCGCCTGCCCGCGCATCGACGGAGATTCCGAGCAGCCGGTGCACGCCACCGACGAGGCCGTGCTGGCCGCGGCCGGTCCCGACCCGGAGTGGACGCAGCTGGCGGACCTGCCCTTCGAGGCGGCACGCGGTTACGCCGCCGCCGTCGGCCGGAGCGGGGACGGCCCGCCGGTGCTGGTGGTCAAGGGCGCCCCGGAGACCGTGCTGCCCGCCTGCGCCGGGCTGCCCGAGCACGCCGCCGAGGCGGCCCACACGCTGGCCGGGGACGGCCTGAGGGTGCTGGCCGTGGCCGAACGGCGGCTCGGCGCCGGCGAGCAGGAGGCCGACGTCCTCGAACAGCCGCTGGGCGACCTGGAGTTCACCGGGCTCCTCGCCCTCTCCGACGTACCGCGCGAGACCTCCACGGCGCTGGTGGCGGGGCTGCTCGAGGCAGGGGTACGACCGGTCATGCTCACCGGGGACCATCCGCAGACCGCGCGGGCCATCGCGGCCGAGCTGGGCTGGCCCGAGGACACCGTCGTGGTCACCGGCGACGAGCTGGCGGCGGCGGACCGGGCGTCCAGGGCCCGGATGCTGCGCGACGCGGGCGTGGTGGCCCGGGTGGCGCCCGAGCAGAAGCTCCAGGTCGTGGAGGCGCTGCGGGACGCGGGCCGGGTCGTCGGCATGGTCGGCGACGGCGCCAACGACGCCGCGGCCATCCGCGCCGCCGACATCGGCGTCGGGATCAGCGCGCGCGGTTCGGCCGCCGCGCGCAACGCCGCCGACATCGTCCTCACCGACGGTGATCTGACGGTCCTGATCGACGCGGTGGGCGAGGGCCGGGCGCTGTGGCACAGCGTGGCCGACGCCATCGCCATCCTGATCGGCGGCAACGCGGGCGAGGTCGGGTTCGGCATCCTCGGCACGCTGCTGTCCGGCCGGGCGCCGCTGTCCACTCGGCAGATGCTCATGGTGAACCTCTTCACCGACCTGTTCCCGTCGATGGCGGTGGCGGTGACCGAGAAGGAGGACGCGCCGGTACCGGGCCACGGCGGATCGCCCGAGGGCGGCGAACCCGGCGCCGTGCGTGCCCGCGGCGGATCGCCGGAGGACGCCTCCGCCGTCCTGGGCGCGCCCCTGCTGCGGCAGATCCGGCACCGGGCGCTCACCACCTCGCTGGGTGCGGTGACGGCCTGGCTGATCGGCCGCTTCACGCCCGGCAGCGCGCGCCGCTCCAGCACGATGGCGCTGTGCGGGGTGGTCGGCACCCAGCTCGTGCAGACGTGGCTGGACCGGCGCGAGAGCCGCCTGGTGCAGATTACCTGCCTGGGTTCCGCCGCCGCGCTGGTCGCGGCGGTGCAGATCCCCGGCGTCAGCCACGCCGTCGGATGCACCCCGCTCGGCCCGGTCGCCTGGACCGGCGTCCTGGCAGCGATCGCCCTGGCCCTGGCGGGCCAACGGGTCCTGCCCCGCCTGGAGGAAACGGTCGGCCGCCTGCTGCCCCGCTGA
- a CDS encoding DUF6214 family protein codes for MSVWPAWKVREQGDATSWFYVRLAFPDGARVDALAVVREDCVSIEDVTAEPALSLADLTVLADWIQGPLFEACGVAAERSYEGDGEGGSVGDGRPEARHEPETADQDEREAEKPGEAESAAEEHAERPTEDAGDGQAGDERARDEKAGDESASAFCVGPRRARAVWPRGIEGRRLVAQEYRAAQEEGGDPVLAVMSATGHSRRRALRLIAQARDAGFLTPRHVRRD; via the coding sequence GTGTCCGTGTGGCCCGCGTGGAAGGTGCGGGAGCAGGGCGACGCCACGTCCTGGTTCTATGTGCGGCTCGCTTTCCCGGACGGCGCACGCGTCGACGCGCTGGCCGTCGTGCGCGAGGACTGCGTGTCCATCGAGGACGTCACGGCCGAACCGGCCCTGTCCCTCGCCGACCTCACGGTGCTCGCGGACTGGATCCAGGGGCCGCTGTTCGAGGCCTGCGGGGTGGCGGCGGAGCGGTCGTACGAGGGCGACGGCGAGGGCGGAAGCGTCGGCGACGGCCGGCCGGAGGCGCGGCACGAACCGGAGACCGCCGACCAGGACGAGCGCGAGGCGGAGAAGCCGGGCGAGGCGGAGTCCGCCGCGGAGGAACACGCGGAGCGGCCCACCGAGGATGCGGGCGACGGGCAGGCCGGCGACGAGAGGGCCCGCGACGAGAAGGCCGGCGACGAGTCGGCGAGCGCGTTCTGCGTGGGCCCGCGGCGCGCCCGGGCCGTCTGGCCGCGCGGCATCGAGGGCCGTCGGCTGGTCGCGCAGGAGTACCGCGCCGCACAGGAGGAGGGCGGCGACCCGGTGCTCGCCGTGATGAGCGCGACCGGACACAGTCGTCGCCGCGCCCTCAGACTGATCGCCCAGGCGCGCGACGCCGGTTTCCTGACCCCGCGTCACGTACGCCGCGACTGA
- a CDS encoding TetR/AcrR family transcriptional regulator — protein MSPRSASVNEELRRRSRERLLQAAVELVDEHGFEATTLGDIADRAGSARGLVSYYFPGKRQLVQSAVHRLMHRTLEEALEREPRTEDGRERLARAIDAILGLAHDRPVLMRQHMAGLLHAEGFVACPEQRRLAELLTDTVNRYGSQDVAADYPMLRALLMGAVYAALIPGVPMPVPVLRAELFQRYGLDWESGVPPESETGRKGRERDLSRFFATEERPSSA, from the coding sequence ATGTCCCCGCGCAGCGCCTCGGTCAATGAAGAGTTGCGGCGCCGTTCCCGGGAGCGGCTGTTGCAGGCCGCCGTGGAACTGGTCGACGAGCACGGCTTCGAGGCCACCACGCTCGGCGACATCGCGGACCGTGCCGGTTCGGCGCGCGGACTGGTGTCGTACTACTTCCCCGGCAAGCGCCAGCTGGTGCAGTCCGCCGTGCACCGGCTGATGCACCGCACGCTGGAGGAGGCGCTGGAGCGGGAACCGCGCACCGAGGACGGCCGGGAGCGCCTCGCCCGGGCCATCGACGCGATCCTGGGCCTGGCCCACGACCGGCCGGTGCTGATGCGCCAGCACATGGCGGGGCTGCTCCACGCCGAGGGGTTCGTGGCGTGCCCGGAACAGCGCCGGCTGGCGGAGCTGCTCACCGACACCGTCAACCGGTACGGCTCCCAGGACGTCGCCGCCGACTATCCGATGCTGCGGGCCCTGTTGATGGGGGCCGTGTATGCGGCGCTGATCCCCGGGGTGCCGATGCCCGTTCCGGTGCTGCGGGCCGAACTGTTCCAGCGCTACGGGCTCGACTGGGAGTCGGGGGTGCCACCGGAGAGCGAGACGGGCAGGAAGGGGCGGGAGCGGGATCTGTCCCGGTTCTTCGCCACGGAGGAGCGCCCGAGCAGCGCGTGA
- a CDS encoding NADH:flavin oxidoreductase/NADH oxidase, translating to MSALFESITLREVTIPNRVWMPPMCQYSAEPEGPRAGAPHDWHFAHYAARATGGTGLIVVEATAVSPEGRISPYDLGLWNDTQVEAFRRITRFLTAQGTVPGIQLAHGGRKASTDQPWKGGAPVGPEAHGWQPVAPSAVPFDEHHPVPTELTVDGIQEIVGRFAAAARRALAAGFEIAEIHGAHGYLINEFLSPHSNHRTDAYGGSYENRTRFALEVVDAVRDVWPEDKPVFFRISATDWLQDGGWTTEDTVRLARDLHAHGVDLLDVSTGGNASGVTIPTGPGYQVPFAARVKAETPLRVAAVGLITEFEQAEKIVTNGEADAVLLGRELLRNPSWARHAARELGGEVRVPDPYHRSV from the coding sequence GTGAGCGCGCTCTTCGAGAGCATCACCCTGCGCGAAGTGACCATCCCGAACCGGGTATGGATGCCCCCGATGTGCCAGTACTCGGCCGAGCCTGAGGGTCCGCGCGCGGGCGCCCCGCACGACTGGCACTTCGCGCACTACGCGGCGCGCGCCACGGGCGGCACCGGCCTGATCGTCGTGGAGGCCACCGCGGTCTCGCCGGAGGGCCGGATCTCCCCCTACGACCTCGGCCTGTGGAACGACACCCAGGTGGAGGCCTTCCGCCGGATCACCCGCTTCCTCACCGCCCAGGGCACGGTCCCGGGGATCCAGCTGGCACACGGTGGCCGCAAGGCGTCCACCGACCAGCCGTGGAAGGGCGGCGCTCCGGTCGGACCGGAGGCGCACGGCTGGCAGCCGGTCGCTCCGAGCGCGGTGCCCTTCGACGAGCACCACCCCGTGCCGACCGAGCTGACGGTGGACGGGATCCAGGAGATCGTGGGCCGGTTCGCCGCAGCGGCCCGCCGGGCACTCGCCGCCGGCTTCGAGATCGCCGAGATCCACGGCGCCCACGGCTACCTGATCAACGAGTTCCTGTCCCCGCACTCCAACCACCGCACCGACGCCTACGGCGGCTCCTACGAGAACCGCACCCGGTTCGCCCTCGAGGTCGTGGACGCCGTACGGGACGTGTGGCCCGAGGACAAGCCCGTGTTCTTCCGCATCTCGGCCACCGACTGGCTCCAGGACGGCGGCTGGACCACGGAGGACACCGTCCGGCTCGCCCGTGATCTGCACGCCCACGGCGTCGACCTGCTCGACGTCTCCACCGGCGGCAACGCCTCCGGCGTGACCATTCCGACCGGGCCCGGCTACCAGGTGCCGTTCGCCGCCCGGGTGAAGGCCGAGACACCGCTGCGCGTCGCCGCCGTGGGCCTGATCACCGAGTTCGAGCAGGCCGAGAAGATCGTGACCAACGGCGAGGCCGACGCCGTCCTGCTGGGCCGCGAGCTGCTGCGCAACCCCTCCTGGGCCCGGCACGCGGCCCGCGAACTGGGCGGCGAGGTACGGGTCCCGGACCCGTACCACCGGTCGGTCTGA
- a CDS encoding FAD-dependent oxidoreductase, producing the protein MLRVAVVGSGPSGCYTAQSLVQQDPEVCVDVLDRLPCPYGLVRYGVAPDHEKIKSLQGSLRTVLEHERVRFLGGVRVGGPGGLPVERLRELYHAVVYCVGAATDRRLGIPGEELPGSWSATDFVAWYSAHPDAADAGFLRGVRSAVVIGVGNVAVDVTRMLVRGAAELRPTDMPQAALEALTASGITEVHMVGRRGPSQARFTTKELRELGALPGTEVGVDPADLALDPADPAALPAVQRRNLEVLRGWAARSSAPAVRRIGLRFFLRPVELLADAGRVGAVRFERTAPDGQGGVTGTGRFVDVPAQLVLRSVGYRGVPPDGLPFDAPSGTVPNAAGRVVRAGAPCPGEYVAGWIKRGPTGVIGTNRPCAKETVTSLLADAPALLRRQVPGDPVPALRAAGIEPVTWTGWLAIERAEAELGARLGRGVVKLADWDALLTAARSA; encoded by the coding sequence GTGCTGCGTGTCGCCGTCGTCGGTTCGGGTCCGAGCGGGTGTTACACCGCCCAGAGTCTGGTTCAGCAGGATCCCGAGGTGTGCGTGGACGTCCTCGACCGGCTGCCGTGTCCCTACGGGCTGGTCCGGTACGGCGTCGCCCCGGACCACGAGAAGATCAAGTCCCTGCAGGGCAGCCTGCGGACGGTGCTGGAGCACGAGCGGGTGCGGTTCCTCGGCGGTGTCCGGGTGGGCGGCCCGGGCGGGCTGCCCGTCGAGCGGCTGCGGGAGCTGTACCACGCGGTGGTGTACTGCGTGGGCGCCGCGACCGACCGCCGGCTCGGGATTCCGGGCGAGGAGCTGCCCGGCAGCTGGTCGGCGACCGACTTCGTGGCCTGGTACAGCGCGCATCCGGACGCGGCCGACGCGGGCTTTCTGCGTGGAGTGCGGTCGGCCGTCGTCATCGGCGTGGGCAATGTGGCGGTGGACGTCACGCGGATGCTGGTCCGGGGTGCGGCGGAGCTCCGCCCGACGGACATGCCGCAGGCGGCGCTGGAGGCGCTGACGGCGAGCGGGATCACCGAGGTGCACATGGTGGGCCGGCGCGGCCCCTCACAGGCCCGCTTCACCACCAAGGAGCTGCGCGAACTGGGCGCGCTGCCCGGCACCGAAGTCGGCGTCGATCCGGCCGACCTGGCGCTGGATCCGGCCGACCCCGCCGCCCTGCCCGCCGTGCAGCGCCGCAACCTGGAGGTGCTCCGCGGCTGGGCCGCCCGGTCCTCGGCCCCTGCCGTCCGCCGCATCGGACTGCGCTTCTTCCTGCGGCCCGTGGAACTGCTCGCGGACGCCGGCCGGGTGGGCGCCGTGCGTTTCGAGCGGACGGCGCCGGACGGGCAGGGCGGAGTGACGGGCACGGGCCGGTTCGTGGACGTGCCCGCGCAGTTGGTGCTGCGTTCGGTGGGCTATCGCGGAGTGCCGCCGGACGGGCTGCCGTTCGACGCGCCGAGCGGCACGGTGCCGAACGCGGCGGGGCGTGTCGTACGCGCGGGTGCCCCCTGCCCCGGCGAGTACGTCGCCGGGTGGATCAAGCGCGGGCCGACGGGTGTCATCGGCACCAACCGGCCCTGCGCCAAGGAGACGGTGACCTCCTTGCTGGCGGACGCTCCGGCGCTGCTGCGCCGGCAGGTGCCCGGGGATCCGGTGCCCGCGCTGCGGGCGGCCGGGATCGAACCGGTGACCTGGACGGGCTGGCTGGCGATCGAGCGGGCCGAGGCCGAGCTGGGCGCGCGGCTCGGGCGGGGCGTGGTCAAGCTGGCCGACTGGGACGCGCTGCTCACGGCGGCACGGTCGGCGTAG
- a CDS encoding nucleobase:cation symporter-2 family protein, with protein MATTADVHPVDEIPPARQLAAFGLQHVLAMYAGAVAVPLIVGGAMKLSPADLAYLITADLLVCGIATLIQCVGFWRFGVRLPIMQGCTFAAVSPMVLIGTTGGGLPAIYGSVIVAGLAIVLLAPVFGRLLRFFPPLVTGTVILVIGISLLPVAGNWAAGGAGAKDFGEPRNLALAAFVLTVVLTVQRFAPATLGRIAVLIGIAVGLAVAVPFGFTDFSGVSGADWVGISTPFHFGAPQFKASAIVSMLVVALVTMTETTGDLIAVGELTGRKVEPRSLADGLRADGLSTVLGGVFNTFPYTAYAQNVGLVGMTRVRSRWVVATAGGILVLLGLLPKLGAVVAAVPAPVLGGAGLVMFGTVAASGLRTLARVDFRGNHNPTVVAVSVAIGMLPVGVPTVYEKFPDWFQTVMNSGISAGCLSAIVLNLLFNHLPRKSGSGAVAKSAGLPVGGREEAVEQTREEPV; from the coding sequence ATGGCCACCACCGCAGACGTCCACCCCGTCGACGAGATACCACCGGCACGGCAGTTGGCGGCCTTCGGGCTGCAGCATGTGCTCGCGATGTACGCGGGTGCCGTCGCCGTGCCGCTGATCGTGGGCGGCGCGATGAAGCTGTCGCCCGCCGACCTGGCGTATCTGATCACCGCCGACCTGCTGGTGTGCGGGATCGCCACGCTGATCCAGTGCGTGGGTTTCTGGCGGTTCGGCGTCCGGCTGCCGATCATGCAGGGCTGTACGTTCGCTGCGGTGTCGCCGATGGTGCTCATCGGGACGACGGGCGGCGGACTGCCCGCGATCTACGGCTCGGTGATCGTCGCGGGCCTGGCCATCGTGCTGCTCGCGCCGGTCTTCGGCCGACTGCTGCGCTTCTTCCCGCCGCTGGTGACCGGCACGGTCATCCTGGTCATCGGGATCTCGCTGCTGCCGGTCGCGGGCAACTGGGCGGCGGGCGGCGCCGGCGCGAAGGACTTCGGGGAGCCGAGGAACCTGGCGCTGGCGGCCTTCGTGCTGACGGTGGTGCTGACCGTGCAGCGGTTCGCGCCCGCCACCCTCGGCCGCATCGCCGTACTGATCGGGATCGCGGTGGGCCTGGCGGTCGCGGTGCCGTTCGGGTTCACCGACTTCAGCGGGGTCTCCGGCGCCGACTGGGTGGGCATCAGCACGCCGTTCCACTTCGGGGCGCCGCAGTTCAAGGCCTCCGCGATCGTGTCCATGCTGGTCGTCGCTCTCGTCACCATGACCGAGACGACGGGTGACCTGATCGCCGTGGGCGAGCTGACCGGGCGAAAGGTCGAGCCGCGCTCGCTCGCCGACGGCCTGCGCGCGGACGGTCTGTCGACGGTGCTGGGCGGGGTGTTCAACACCTTCCCGTACACGGCGTACGCGCAGAACGTGGGCCTGGTCGGGATGACCCGGGTGCGCAGCCGCTGGGTGGTCGCGACGGCCGGCGGGATCCTGGTGCTGCTCGGCCTGCTGCCCAAGCTGGGCGCGGTGGTCGCGGCGGTCCCGGCGCCGGTGCTGGGCGGCGCCGGGCTGGTCATGTTCGGTACCGTCGCGGCGAGCGGGCTGCGGACGCTGGCCCGGGTCGACTTCCGGGGCAACCACAATCCGACCGTGGTGGCCGTGTCGGTGGCGATCGGCATGCTGCCGGTGGGGGTGCCGACGGTCTACGAGAAGTTCCCGGACTGGTTCCAGACGGTGATGAACAGCGGGATCAGCGCGGGCTGCCTGTCCGCGATCGTACTCAACCTGCTCTTCAACCACCTTCCGCGGAAGTCGGGTTCAGGTGCCGTCGCCAAGTCGGCCGGCCTGCCGGTCGGCGGCCGCGAGGAGGCTGTCGAGCAGACCCGGGAAGAGCCCGTCTAG
- a CDS encoding HAD family hydrolase yields the protein MTAVLFDFSGTLFRVESTESWLRAVLAETGHTLPEPELKAAAGALEAAGALPGGANPVELPADLAGVWAVRDESAELHRAAYTGLSRRVPLPDPGLHDALYERHKVPAAWAPYPDAPEVLRTLHERGIGVGVVSNIGWNLRPVFREHGLDRYVDAYVLSYEHGVQKPDPRLFSVACAALGADPRQVVMVGDSKEADGGAAALGCRVHFVDHLPVTDRPDALLPVLDLVS from the coding sequence ATGACTGCCGTGTTGTTCGACTTCTCCGGGACGCTGTTCCGCGTCGAGTCCACCGAGTCCTGGCTGCGCGCCGTACTGGCCGAGACGGGGCACACTTTGCCCGAACCCGAACTGAAGGCGGCCGCAGGTGCCTTGGAGGCGGCCGGTGCGCTGCCGGGCGGTGCGAATCCGGTGGAGCTGCCCGCGGACCTGGCCGGGGTCTGGGCGGTGCGGGACGAGAGCGCGGAGCTGCACCGGGCCGCCTACACGGGCCTGTCCCGGCGGGTTCCGCTGCCCGACCCCGGGCTGCACGACGCGCTGTACGAACGGCACAAGGTCCCGGCCGCCTGGGCCCCGTACCCGGACGCCCCCGAGGTGCTGCGCACGCTGCACGAGCGCGGCATCGGCGTGGGCGTGGTCAGCAACATCGGCTGGAATCTGCGCCCGGTGTTCCGCGAGCACGGGCTCGACCGGTACGTGGACGCGTACGTCCTGTCGTACGAGCACGGCGTGCAGAAGCCGGATCCGCGGCTGTTCTCGGTCGCCTGTGCGGCGCTGGGCGCCGATCCGCGGCAGGTGGTGATGGTGGGCGACAGCAAGGAGGCCGACGGTGGCGCGGCCGCGCTCGGCTGCCGGGTGCACTTCGTCGACCACCTGCCGGTGACGGACCGGCCCGACGCGCTGCTGCCCGTGCTGGACCTGGTGAGCTGA
- a CDS encoding ArsR/SmtB family transcription factor yields MTDIAPAGRALPHPEREEIRLEAVLHALSDPMRLQIVRELASREAELACSQFDLPVTKSTTTHHFRVLRESGVVRQVYRGTAKMNGLRRDDLDGLFPGLLDSLLAAADRQAGRLGDGT; encoded by the coding sequence GTGACCGACATCGCCCCCGCCGGCCGCGCGCTGCCGCATCCGGAGCGGGAGGAGATCCGCCTGGAGGCCGTGCTGCACGCGCTCTCCGACCCCATGCGGCTGCAGATCGTTCGTGAACTCGCCTCGCGGGAAGCGGAGTTGGCCTGCTCGCAGTTCGACCTGCCGGTGACCAAGTCCACCACCACGCATCACTTCCGGGTGCTGCGCGAGAGCGGGGTCGTCCGGCAGGTCTACCGCGGCACGGCCAAGATGAACGGCCTGCGCCGGGACGATCTAGACGGGCTCTTCCCGGGTCTGCTCGACAGCCTCCTCGCGGCCGCCGACCGGCAGGCCGGCCGACTTGGCGACGGCACCTGA